A DNA window from Halomicrobium mukohataei DSM 12286 contains the following coding sequences:
- the pyrG gene encoding glutamine hydrolyzing CTP synthase produces MPTEPETDYDPELGRKFIFVTGGVMSGLGKGITAASTGRLLKNAGFDVTAVKIDPYLNVDAGTMNPFQHGEVYVLKDGGEVDLDLGNYERFLDIDMTFDHNITTGKTYQHVIEKERAGDYLGKTVQIIPHITDDIKRRIREAAKGNDVCIIEVGGTVGDIEGMPYLEALRQFAHEEDDDDILFTHVTLVPYSMNGEQKTKPTQHSVKELRSIGLQPDILVGRSEDKLDIDTREKIALFCDVPTEAVFSNPDVSDIYHVPLMVEEAGLDQYVMEQLDIADEALPPEQRENRWRELVTQQTTGEIDVALVGKYDLEDAYMSVHEALKHAGLEANVDVNVEWVDSEEMSDHHVDRLHDADAVVVPGGFGSRGTAGKVEAIRYARENDVPFLGLCLGFQMAVVEFARNVLGLEGAHSAELDEETPHPVIDILPEQYEVEDMGGTMRLGAHETDIEPGTLANELYGAESCTERHRHRYEVNPEYIERIESEGMTFSGHADNRMEILELPDHPYFIGTQFHPEFRSRPTRASPPFVGLLEAVLDDDTAAADPEVSH; encoded by the coding sequence ATGCCGACGGAACCTGAGACTGACTACGACCCGGAACTGGGTCGGAAGTTCATTTTCGTAACGGGAGGCGTGATGTCCGGGCTGGGCAAGGGGATCACCGCCGCGAGTACCGGCCGACTACTGAAAAACGCGGGCTTCGACGTGACCGCCGTCAAGATCGATCCGTACCTCAACGTCGACGCCGGGACGATGAACCCGTTCCAGCACGGCGAGGTGTACGTGCTGAAAGACGGCGGGGAGGTCGACCTCGACTTGGGGAACTACGAGCGGTTCCTCGACATCGACATGACCTTCGACCACAACATCACGACCGGCAAGACCTACCAGCACGTCATCGAGAAAGAGCGGGCCGGCGACTACCTGGGCAAGACGGTCCAGATCATCCCGCACATCACCGACGACATCAAGCGTCGCATCCGCGAGGCCGCCAAGGGCAACGACGTGTGTATCATCGAGGTTGGCGGGACAGTCGGGGACATCGAGGGGATGCCCTACCTCGAAGCGCTGCGCCAGTTCGCCCACGAGGAAGACGACGACGACATTCTCTTTACCCACGTCACGCTCGTCCCCTACTCGATGAACGGCGAGCAAAAGACCAAGCCGACCCAGCACTCGGTGAAGGAACTGCGCTCGATCGGGCTCCAGCCCGACATCCTCGTCGGCCGCTCGGAGGACAAACTCGACATCGACACCCGCGAGAAGATCGCGCTGTTCTGTGACGTACCGACCGAGGCGGTGTTCTCTAACCCCGACGTCTCTGACATCTACCACGTCCCGCTGATGGTCGAAGAGGCCGGACTCGACCAGTACGTGATGGAGCAACTCGACATCGCGGACGAGGCGCTCCCACCCGAGCAACGGGAGAACCGCTGGCGCGAACTCGTGACCCAGCAGACGACCGGCGAGATCGACGTGGCGCTGGTCGGCAAGTACGACCTCGAAGACGCCTACATGTCCGTCCACGAGGCGCTGAAACACGCCGGTCTCGAAGCCAACGTCGACGTGAACGTCGAGTGGGTCGACTCCGAGGAGATGAGCGACCACCACGTCGACCGGCTCCACGACGCCGACGCGGTCGTGGTTCCCGGCGGTTTCGGCTCTCGCGGGACCGCGGGCAAGGTCGAGGCGATCCGCTACGCCCGCGAGAACGACGTGCCGTTCCTGGGCCTGTGTCTGGGCTTCCAGATGGCCGTCGTCGAGTTCGCCCGCAACGTCCTCGGACTGGAGGGAGCACACTCCGCAGAGTTAGACGAGGAGACGCCACATCCGGTCATCGACATCCTCCCCGAACAGTACGAGGTCGAGGACATGGGCGGGACGATGCGACTGGGTGCCCACGAGACCGATATCGAGCCGGGGACGCTGGCCAACGAGCTGTACGGAGCCGAGAGCTGTACCGAACGCCACCGTCACCGCTACGAGGTCAACCCCGAGTACATCGAGCGCATCGAGTCCGAAGGGATGACCTTCTCGGGGCACGCGGACAACCGTATGGAGATCCTCGAACTGCCCGACCACCCGTACTTCATCGGGACACAGTTCCATCCCGAGTTCCGCTCGCGACCGACGCGTGCCAGCCCGCCGTTCGTCGGCCTCCTCGAAGCAGTGCTCGACGACGACACCGCGGCCGCCGATCCGGAGGTGAGCCACTGA
- the guaA gene encoding glutamine-hydrolyzing GMP synthase, giving the protein MVDVESFIDEKVDEIADAVGDENAVIALSGGVDSSTAAALAYEAIGDQLTPVYVDTGLMRKGETDEIRETFDYMDSLRIVDATDRFLDALEGETDPEEKRHIIGEQFIREFETVAKDVDADYLVQGTIYPDRIESEGTIKSHHNVGGLPEVVDFEGIVEPMRDLYKDEVREVARALDLEEIISERMPFPGPGLAVRIIGEVTEEKLEVAREANHVVEDELEEYEPWQALAAVIGKATGVKGDNRVHGWVVAVRSVESRDGMTARAQEIDWETLQRIQSRITGSHENVARVVYDVTHKPPATIEYE; this is encoded by the coding sequence ATGGTCGACGTCGAGTCGTTCATCGACGAGAAGGTCGACGAGATCGCAGACGCCGTCGGGGACGAGAACGCCGTCATCGCGCTGTCCGGTGGCGTCGACTCCTCGACGGCCGCCGCGCTGGCCTACGAGGCTATCGGCGACCAGCTTACCCCGGTCTACGTCGACACGGGGCTGATGCGCAAGGGCGAGACCGACGAGATCCGCGAGACCTTCGACTACATGGACTCGCTGCGGATCGTCGACGCTACGGACCGCTTCCTCGACGCCCTCGAAGGCGAGACCGATCCCGAGGAGAAGCGCCACATCATCGGCGAGCAGTTCATCAGGGAGTTCGAGACCGTCGCCAAAGACGTCGATGCGGACTACCTCGTTCAGGGGACGATCTACCCCGACCGGATCGAGAGCGAGGGGACGATCAAGTCCCACCACAACGTCGGCGGCCTCCCCGAGGTCGTCGACTTCGAGGGGATCGTCGAGCCGATGCGGGACCTCTACAAGGACGAGGTTCGCGAGGTCGCACGCGCACTCGACCTGGAGGAGATCATCTCCGAGCGGATGCCCTTCCCCGGCCCCGGCCTCGCAGTGCGGATCATCGGCGAGGTCACCGAGGAGAAACTGGAAGTCGCTCGCGAGGCCAACCACGTCGTCGAGGACGAACTCGAAGAGTACGAGCCCTGGCAGGCACTCGCTGCCGTCATCGGCAAGGCCACCGGTGTCAAGGGCGACAACCGCGTCCACGGCTGGGTCGTCGCGGTCCGCTCGGTCGAATCGCGCGACGGCATGACCGCCCGCGCACAGGAGATCGACTGGGAGACCCTCCAGCGCATCCAGTCCCGGATCACGGGCTCCCACGAGAACGTCGCTCGCGTCGTCTACGACGTGACTCACAAACCGCCCGCGACCATCGAGTACGAATGA
- a CDS encoding DUF7126 family protein produces the protein MNVVIAGPDENDIADAIEAEGHTVTNAPLGNRPGLEESGVHDADVYLLTDFEQATSIAVAKDLNPDVRVVAYAEGSLPDFASRQTDLVVDPQLLGPDAVAEEL, from the coding sequence ATGAACGTCGTCATCGCCGGCCCGGACGAGAACGACATCGCCGACGCGATCGAAGCCGAGGGCCACACGGTCACGAACGCGCCGCTGGGTAATCGTCCGGGACTCGAAGAGTCGGGCGTCCACGACGCCGACGTGTACCTGCTGACCGATTTCGAACAGGCGACCTCCATCGCGGTCGCGAAGGACCTCAACCCCGACGTGCGCGTCGTCGCCTACGCCGAGGGATCCTTGCCCGACTTCGCCAGCCGGCAGACGGATCTGGTCGTCGATCCGCAACTGCTCGGCCCCGACGCCGTCGCCGAAGAACTCTAG
- a CDS encoding WD40/YVTN/BNR-like repeat-containing protein translates to MFDDTATRRTVLKSATAAVAAAAVPTGVQAAERTWTAVESPTGNTLFDVESTADGAYAVGGAGVVLERTPKGWRKVLDGGPSGNGNNLYGADVTDDGKRLWFVGSSGAIGELDIESGVLNDHSAPMDVTNNFNDVSVTGEAGSTNVYVAGDSGKLYYSFENGETGSWEDVTPASGSAINAVDFFDDRSGHIVDGNQTVLYTRDGTTWDRLGIANADYNFYGVDADGFDDVWVAGGGGSIYRWNGSEWRRTDNGDAGLRDVEVENGEGLTVGGGGAVFDRDADAGWAAEQTPTGANLKAVVRGDVDIAVGAGGAIVER, encoded by the coding sequence ATGTTCGACGACACTGCCACCCGACGAACGGTCCTCAAGTCAGCCACAGCGGCGGTCGCCGCCGCTGCGGTCCCGACGGGCGTACAGGCCGCCGAACGCACGTGGACGGCCGTCGAATCACCGACGGGCAACACGCTCTTCGACGTGGAGTCGACAGCCGACGGCGCGTACGCCGTCGGTGGCGCTGGCGTCGTCCTCGAACGGACGCCGAAGGGCTGGCGCAAGGTGCTCGACGGCGGTCCGAGCGGCAACGGCAACAACCTCTACGGCGCGGACGTGACCGACGACGGCAAGCGGCTCTGGTTCGTCGGCTCGTCGGGCGCGATCGGCGAGCTCGATATCGAGTCGGGCGTCCTGAACGACCACTCGGCACCGATGGACGTGACCAACAACTTCAACGACGTGTCGGTGACGGGCGAGGCCGGCAGCACGAACGTCTACGTGGCCGGTGACTCCGGAAAGCTGTACTACAGCTTCGAGAACGGCGAGACCGGCAGCTGGGAGGACGTGACGCCGGCCTCCGGCTCGGCGATCAACGCCGTCGACTTCTTCGACGACCGATCCGGCCACATCGTCGACGGCAACCAGACGGTCCTGTACACGAGAGACGGCACGACGTGGGACCGGCTGGGAATCGCGAACGCCGACTACAACTTCTACGGCGTCGACGCCGACGGCTTCGACGACGTGTGGGTCGCGGGCGGTGGCGGTTCGATCTACCGCTGGAACGGCAGCGAGTGGCGTCGCACCGACAACGGCGACGCCGGCCTCCGCGACGTGGAAGTCGAGAACGGCGAGGGCCTCACCGTCGGCGGTGGCGGTGCGGTCTTCGACCGCGACGCCGATGCCGGCTGGGCGGCCGAACAGACCCCGACCGGCGCGAACCTGAAGGCCGTGGTCCGGGGCGACGTGGACATCGCGGTCGGTGCCGGTGGCGCGATCGTCGAGCGGTAG